In the genome of Jatrophihabitans sp., the window CAGGCGGTGGCCGCCGTAGCGGCCGCCGGCGAGCGGATGCCCCGTAAGTCGACGCTGTTCACGCCCAAGCCGGCATCCGGCGTGGTGCTCCGGCGCTTCGCAGACCAGTAGCTCAGAGCAGGTCCGCGGCCCGGTCAGCGGCGTCGGTCTCGTCGTCGTAGTCGGCTTTCGCGGCGGCGCCGAACCACTGGATCGCCTCCTGGGTCCGGCCGGCTGCGACCAGGGCGTCGGCGTAGGCGTACCAGAGCCGGGCGCTGCCGGGCTTCGGGTTCTTGGTGTCCAGGCCCCCGCGTTCAAACGTGGCCAGCGCGGCGTCTAGCTGGTTGAGGTCGCGTCGGGCGCCGGCCACCACGATGATCAGCTCGGCGCGGATGCTGGGCTCGAGCTTGGGCACCACAGGGTCCTCGATCGCCTTCAGCGCTCGCTCAGGTCGACCCAATGCGCGCTCGCAATCGGCCATGACCGCGATGTGGCTGGGGTCACCGGAGATCCGGCGAGCGGCGCGCAGCTCGGACAAGGCCTCGGCCCACTCACCTGCGTGGTAAGCCGCCAGCCCGGTCGCTTCACGGACCGCGGCCACCCGAGCGCCTCGGCCGCGGGCGGCGCGGGCGTGCTCCAATGCCTTCTTCGGGTCGGTGTCGATCGCTTGGCCCGCTGCCACCAGATGGGCGCCTACGAATTCCGCGGCGAGTTTGCTGAGCGAGCGCAGCTCTGAGCGAACCGATGGGTCGAGCAGCTTCGGATCGGTGCCGGGTGGAATCGCGATCTCGGCGCCTCGGGTCGGCCGGGAGCCCCTGGTCGACTCGTAGTCCTCCTCGATCCGATTGCTGCGACCGCGGCCAGCGCCGTCGGCACGCGGGTAGCGCCGCTCAGCGCCTGCGCCGGTTGACGGACGGCCACCGCCGTAGGAGCGGTTGCCGACTGGACGCTCGGGACGGCTGTTCCGAGCGCCGCTGTCGAAACCGGCTGAATCCCGGCCCCGGCCTCCGGCGCTCGGCGCACGGCTGTCGCGACGCTCTCCGCTGTCACTGCGGCTGCCGGTTCTCTGATGCCCACCACCAGAACCAGCATCACGACGCGGACCGGAGTACCCACCACCAGAACCAGCATCACGACGCGGACCGGAGTGCCCACCACCAGAACCGGCATCACGACGCGGACCGGATGCTCTGCTATCGCCTTGGCGTGAGGTGCCTGAACCGCCTGGTTCCCACCAATTGGCGGCCGAACCGGAAGCGCGCTCAGGGCGGGCGCCTGTCGCCGGCCGATGAGGGGCCGGCGCACGCCGGGGCTCATAGCCAGAACTTCGCACAGTGGACGATGAACCGTACTGCTCCCGAGTATCCGGGCGTGCGGGT includes:
- a CDS encoding tetratricopeptide repeat protein — encoded protein: MAAGQAIDTDPKKALEHARAARGRGARVAAVREATGLAAYHAGEWAEALSELRAARRISGDPSHIAVMADCERALGRPERALKAIEDPVVPKLEPSIRAELIIVVAGARRDLNQLDAALATFERGGLDTKNPKPGSARLWYAYADALVAAGRTQEAIQWFGAAAKADYDDETDAADRAADLL